A stretch of the Sphingobacterium thalpophilum genome encodes the following:
- the mobC gene encoding conjugal transfer protein MobC, producing MQGEDDLRGLAKIMAFMRAVSILLVLMHFYWFCYGFFAERGWTLEIIGKILTNFNHTAGLFSHTLYTKIFALLMLALSCLGTKGVKNEKITWAKIYTALVIGFVLFFLNTPLLKLSAGVATSLYILTTSLGYIALLMAGVWMSRLLRNNLMDDVFNNENESFQQETRLIENEYSVNLPTRFYYKGKWNNGWVNIVNPFRASIVLGTPGSGKSYAIVNNYIKQHIEKGFAMYIYDFKFDDLSTIAYNHLLKHSDKYKVKPKFYVINFDDPRRSHRCNPLSPAFMTDISDAYEASYTIMLNLNRSWIFKQGDFFVESPIILLASIIWFLKIYDDGKYCTFPHAIELLNKKYADVFTLLTSYPELENYLSAFMDAWQGGAQDQLQGQIASAKIPLSRMISPQLYWVMTGDDFSLDINNPQEPKILCMGNNPDRQNIYSSALGLYNSRIVKLINKKDKLKSSVIIDELPTIYFRGLDNLIATARSNKVAVCLGFQDYSQLIRDYGDKESKVIQNTVGNIFSGQVVGETAKNLSERFGKVLQKRQSMTINRNDKSTSISTQLDSLIPASKISTLTQGMFVGSVSDNFDERIEQKIFHAEIVVDNEKVSAETKAYKKIPQILSFADENGNNNMKQVIEANYRQVKADVVHIVESEMKRIKSDPDLQHLVQQE from the coding sequence ATGCAAGGAGAAGACGATTTGAGAGGATTAGCCAAAATCATGGCTTTTATGCGTGCCGTAAGTATTCTTTTGGTACTGATGCACTTTTATTGGTTCTGTTACGGGTTCTTTGCCGAACGTGGATGGACACTGGAAATTATCGGTAAGATACTGACCAATTTCAACCATACCGCAGGACTTTTTTCGCACACGCTTTACACCAAGATTTTTGCCTTGCTGATGTTGGCGTTAAGCTGTCTCGGCACTAAGGGCGTAAAGAATGAAAAGATAACATGGGCTAAGATTTACACCGCCTTAGTTATCGGCTTTGTGCTGTTCTTTCTGAACACGCCATTGTTAAAGCTGTCGGCAGGTGTTGCCACCTCGCTTTACATCCTTACAACGAGTTTGGGTTATATAGCCTTGCTCATGGCAGGGGTATGGATGAGCCGACTACTCCGCAATAATCTGATGGACGATGTTTTCAATAATGAAAACGAGAGTTTCCAACAGGAAACCCGTCTGATAGAAAATGAATACTCGGTCAATCTTCCCACAAGGTTTTATTACAAAGGCAAGTGGAACAATGGATGGGTTAATATCGTAAACCCTTTTCGGGCTTCGATTGTACTTGGTACTCCCGGCTCCGGAAAATCCTACGCCATCGTAAACAACTACATCAAGCAACACATCGAAAAGGGGTTTGCGATGTATATCTACGATTTCAAGTTTGACGACCTTTCCACGATTGCCTACAACCATTTGCTGAAACACTCCGATAAGTATAAGGTAAAACCCAAGTTTTATGTTATCAACTTTGACGACCCACGCCGTAGCCACCGATGCAATCCGCTAAGCCCTGCCTTTATGACGGATATATCCGATGCCTACGAAGCCTCTTATACCATCATGCTTAACCTTAACAGGTCGTGGATTTTTAAGCAAGGGGATTTTTTCGTGGAAAGCCCAATTATACTGCTTGCCTCAATCATTTGGTTTCTGAAAATCTATGATGATGGAAAGTATTGCACGTTTCCCCATGCTATTGAATTGCTGAATAAAAAATACGCAGACGTATTTACGTTATTGACCTCATATCCCGAACTTGAAAACTACCTGTCGGCTTTCATGGATGCGTGGCAGGGCGGAGCACAAGACCAGTTGCAGGGGCAGATAGCATCGGCAAAAATACCATTGTCACGGATGATTTCGCCACAGCTTTATTGGGTGATGACGGGTGATGATTTTTCACTGGACATCAACAACCCACAAGAGCCGAAAATCTTGTGCATGGGTAATAACCCCGACCGTCAAAATATCTATTCCTCCGCTTTGGGATTGTACAATTCGAGGATTGTAAAACTCATCAATAAGAAAGATAAGTTAAAGAGTTCGGTTATCATAGACGAGTTGCCCACAATATATTTCAGGGGATTAGATAACCTTATCGCAACGGCACGTAGCAATAAGGTGGCAGTATGCTTAGGCTTTCAAGACTATTCGCAATTGATAAGGGATTATGGCGACAAGGAAAGCAAGGTCATCCAAAATACCGTAGGCAATATTTTCTCTGGTCAAGTGGTGGGTGAAACAGCCAAAAACCTAAGTGAGCGTTTTGGGAAAGTGTTGCAGAAAAGGCAAAGCATGACTATCAACCGTAATGACAAATCTACTTCTATATCCACGCAATTGGACAGCCTTATTCCGGCTTCCAAAATATCTACGTTGACACAGGGAATGTTCGTGGGGTCTGTTTCAGACAATTTTGATGAACGTATCGAGCAGAAAATATTTCATGCTGAAATCGTGGTGGATAACGAAAAGGTTTCTGCCGAAACCAAAGCCTATAAGAAGATACCACAGATATTATCCTTTGCCGATGAAAACGGCAACAACAATATGAAACAGGTCATTGAA
- the mobB gene encoding conjugal transfer protein MobB translates to MIAKIGKGENLYGAISYNQKKIDSENGQVLLLNRIPETLDNTYSTSYLHQCFEPYLSANIRTEKPVRHISLNPDPADRVSDGQFVKMAQEYMERMGYGKQPYIVFKHTDIERTHIHIVTVCVGLDGKKLPDSYDHPRSMAICRDLEQTYNLIPATEKQRTGNEQVFRPVDYRAGDVKSQIASVVRHLPKYYSYASLGAYNALLSLFNITADEVKGELHGQPKNGLVYFALNEQGEKASNPFKASLFGKQAGLDELQNQFAQAKGKMKADPTRAVLKSTIEVAMHTATNEADFKKQLLEQGINTVVRRNDEGRIYGMTFIDHESRTVWNGSALGKNLSANVFNDWWNGQAVGQRQETEKATAQNQSSTTGNTVEKEEAHALFNFLNKEQQTDDLLIDGLGGLLPEAQGEDYEEQEFANRMKKKKKHRKRGRQQ, encoded by the coding sequence ATGATAGCAAAAATTGGAAAGGGTGAGAATTTATACGGGGCTATCTCCTATAACCAAAAGAAGATTGACAGTGAAAACGGGCAGGTTTTGTTACTAAATAGAATACCCGAAACATTAGACAATACCTATTCGACCAGTTACCTGCACCAGTGTTTTGAGCCGTATCTGTCCGCAAATATCAGAACGGAAAAGCCAGTGCGCCACATATCGCTGAACCCCGATCCTGCGGATAGGGTCAGCGATGGGCAGTTCGTAAAAATGGCGCAGGAGTATATGGAGCGTATGGGGTATGGCAAGCAACCTTATATCGTTTTTAAGCATACCGATATTGAACGTACCCATATCCATATCGTAACGGTCTGTGTGGGTTTGGACGGGAAAAAGCTACCGGACAGTTACGACCATCCACGTTCGATGGCAATCTGTCGGGATTTGGAACAAACGTACAATCTTATACCTGCCACGGAAAAACAGCGTACTGGAAACGAGCAGGTATTCCGTCCGGTGGATTACAGAGCCGGAGACGTTAAGAGCCAAATCGCATCGGTGGTGCGACACCTGCCGAAGTATTACAGTTACGCAAGCCTCGGAGCGTACAACGCTTTGCTATCGCTTTTCAATATCACGGCGGATGAAGTCAAAGGGGAACTGCACGGACAGCCTAAGAACGGTCTTGTCTATTTTGCATTGAACGAACAGGGAGAGAAAGCGAGCAATCCTTTTAAAGCATCCCTTTTCGGTAAACAGGCAGGACTGGACGAACTGCAAAACCAATTTGCACAGGCTAAGGGGAAAATGAAAGCCGACCCCACAAGAGCCGTACTGAAAAGCACCATTGAAGTAGCGATGCACACCGCCACTAATGAAGCCGATTTTAAAAAGCAACTGTTGGAGCAGGGCATTAATACCGTGGTACGGCGCAACGATGAGGGGCGTATATATGGTATGACTTTTATAGACCACGAAAGCCGTACCGTTTGGAACGGTTCAGCTTTGGGCAAAAACCTATCGGCTAATGTCTTTAATGATTGGTGGAACGGGCAGGCGGTCGGGCAACGCCAAGAAACTGAAAAAGCAACCGCACAAAATCAGTCATCGACCACAGGCAACACCGTAGAGAAAGAGGAAGCCCATGCACTTTTTAACTTCCTAAATAAAGAACAGCAGACCGATGATTTGTTGATAGACGGATTGGGTGGGCTACTACCGGAGGCACAGGGCGAAGACTACGAGGAACAGGAATTTGCCAACCGTATGAAGAAAAAGAAGAAACACCGAAAACGGGGAAGACAACAATAG
- the mobA gene encoding conjugal transfer protein MobA: MEDNKRNRKNKVGRKPKKDPAIHRYSISLNDTENAQFLTLFEQSGMKVMAHFITACIFQKPIKTVKIDMDAVDFHTRLTNFYSQFRVVGVNYNQIVKILYRNFSEKKASAYLFKLEKQTAEMAELCRKVIELTQEFEREHLQKHG; this comes from the coding sequence ATGGAAGACAACAAAAGAAACCGAAAAAACAAAGTTGGTCGCAAGCCTAAGAAAGACCCTGCCATCCACCGTTATTCGATTAGTCTCAACGACACGGAAAATGCACAGTTCCTTACACTGTTCGAGCAATCGGGAATGAAAGTAATGGCGCATTTCATTACAGCCTGCATCTTTCAGAAGCCAATCAAGACTGTAAAAATTGATATGGATGCAGTCGATTTTCATACGAGGCTCACCAATTTTTACAGCCAGTTTAGAGTGGTCGGCGTGAATTACAACCAAATCGTGAAGATACTTTACCGCAATTTCTCGGAGAAAAAGGCATCGGCTTACCTCTTTAAACTGGAAAAGCAGACGGCAGAAATGGCGGAATTGTGCCGGAAAGTGATTGAGCTAACACAGGAATTTGAAAGAGAACACCTGCAAAAACACGGATAG
- a CDS encoding ParA family protein, which yields MEATNRTKFIAFSSQKGGVGKSTFTTVMASILHYQMGYHVAVFDCDYPQHSICQMRERDLKAVMQNEVLKKLAHRQFSTINKKAYPVLQSKADNALTDAEAFVQSSTVPVDVVFFDLTGTVNTSGLLNTLAGMHHIFSPITADRVVMESTLSFTDVLTNVLMKQGQTSIETIRLFWNMVDGREKSQLYEIYGNVINEVGLQAMETRIADSKRFRKESEATAKTVFRSTLLPPDKRLMKASGLDLFISEFLRTVKL from the coding sequence ATGGAAGCAACAAACAGGACAAAATTCATTGCTTTTTCAAGCCAAAAAGGGGGCGTTGGGAAAAGCACGTTTACAACGGTTATGGCAAGCATACTTCATTACCAAATGGGTTATCATGTAGCCGTCTTTGACTGCGATTATCCACAGCACAGCATCTGCCAAATGAGGGAACGGGATTTGAAAGCGGTCATGCAAAACGAGGTGCTGAAAAAACTGGCGCACCGCCAATTTTCCACCATCAACAAGAAAGCCTATCCGGTACTGCAAAGCAAGGCTGACAATGCCCTAACGGATGCGGAAGCATTCGTACAGTCCTCGACCGTTCCCGTGGATGTGGTTTTCTTTGATTTGACCGGAACGGTGAACACTTCGGGTTTGCTGAACACACTGGCAGGAATGCACCATATCTTTTCGCCCATCACGGCAGACCGTGTGGTCATGGAAAGCACATTGAGCTTTACCGATGTACTGACCAATGTCCTTATGAAACAAGGTCAGACCTCCATCGAAACCATACGGCTGTTTTGGAACATGGTCGATGGCAGGGAAAAATCGCAACTGTACGAAATCTACGGCAACGTCATTAACGAGGTCGGACTGCAAGCAATGGAAACACGCATTGCCGATAGCAAACGCTTCCGCAAGGAGAGCGAGGCAACGGCAAAGACCGTCTTCCGCTCCACGCTGTTACCTCCCGACAAAAGATTGATGAAAGCCTCCGGCTTGGATTTGTTCATCAGTGAATTTTTAAGAACCGTCAAACTGTAA
- a CDS encoding DUF3408 domain-containing protein, whose protein sequence is MENENKKKPNAPIDEAYLMSIMAGETKKPQQAVAPQEPSAEPTKETPMEKPVAKERTRQKRISDTGYGERFLNSHTMTRRGDKSIYIRQNYHERLSRIVQVIGEDKIPLYAYLDNILEHHFEQFEKAITDDFNNKFKPIF, encoded by the coding sequence ATGGAGAATGAAAACAAGAAAAAGCCGAATGCCCCGATTGACGAGGCATATCTCATGTCCATTATGGCAGGTGAAACAAAGAAGCCCCAACAGGCGGTAGCCCCCCAAGAGCCGAGCGCAGAGCCGACAAAGGAAACGCCAATGGAAAAGCCCGTAGCCAAAGAGCGTACCCGACAAAAGAGGATTTCCGATACGGGCTATGGCGAGCGGTTTCTCAACAGCCACACCATGACACGCCGTGGTGATAAGAGCATCTACATCCGGCAGAATTACCACGAACGGCTTTCCCGTATCGTGCAGGTTATCGGCGAGGATAAAATACCCCTGTACGCTTATTTGGACAATATTCTCGAACATCATTTTGAACAGTTCGAGAAAGCCATCACCGATGATTTCAACAATAAGTTTAAACCCATTTTTTAA
- a CDS encoding DUF3408 domain-containing protein: MKKQQQNEPKKVLQIARYKSAFLRPTGVVARCGKSVYICPDFHKKLSRIVCILGEGDITLTDYPNSVLKHHFEDFGEEINTIHARNQKPIL, from the coding sequence ATGAAAAAGCAACAGCAAAACGAACCTAAAAAGGTACTGCAAATAGCCCGATATAAGTCGGCTTTTTTAAGACCGACCGGAGTTGTCGCACGGTGCGGAAAGTCGGTATATATCTGCCCCGATTTCCACAAGAAATTATCCCGTATCGTCTGTATTCTCGGAGAGGGAGATATTACGCTTACCGATTACCCGAACAGTGTATTGAAACACCACTTTGAGGATTTCGGCGAGGAAATAAATACAATCCATGCCCGAAACCAAAAGCCAATATTATAG
- a CDS encoding ComEC/Rec2 family competence protein — translation MIEQLQIDFLPVDSGEKSGDAIAFRYGDFSERSRYQVVVIDGGTKDSGNRLVEHIQKLYDTNHVDLVVCTHPDADHASGLRQIMNQCSVGELWIHKPWEHSPHICDLFHDGRITDNSLSERLQKAYTYAYELVQLAEEKGIDVREPFAGRTSEDGVITVLGPSIDYYRELIPGFARSPQPKGILEKAFSSFEKAITWVQEALDIETLSEDGETSAENRSSAVLLVRFANKKFLFTGDSGIESLKNVIDFANEQYIDISHVDFFQIPHHGSKRNISPSILNSIRCTTAYASASKDAPKHPARKVTNALLRRNAKVYKTNGNILVHQHNSSRQGWGPAEAVPFYNEVEE, via the coding sequence ATGATAGAACAATTACAAATTGATTTTCTGCCAGTAGACAGTGGCGAAAAAAGTGGAGATGCTATCGCATTCCGGTACGGGGATTTTTCAGAACGTTCCCGTTATCAGGTTGTGGTCATCGATGGCGGAACTAAGGATTCCGGTAACAGGCTCGTTGAGCATATTCAGAAACTCTACGATACTAATCACGTAGACCTTGTCGTATGTACACATCCTGATGCAGACCATGCTTCGGGTCTTCGACAAATTATGAATCAGTGTTCGGTAGGAGAACTATGGATACACAAACCTTGGGAACATTCACCTCATATTTGTGACCTCTTTCATGATGGCCGGATTACAGACAATAGTCTAAGTGAGAGGCTACAGAAAGCGTACACTTATGCTTATGAACTTGTACAGCTTGCGGAGGAAAAAGGTATTGATGTGCGTGAGCCATTTGCAGGAAGAACGAGTGAAGATGGTGTAATTACAGTTTTAGGCCCCAGTATAGACTACTACAGGGAGCTTATTCCTGGCTTTGCAAGGAGTCCTCAACCAAAAGGAATTCTTGAGAAAGCCTTTAGCTCATTCGAAAAAGCAATCACATGGGTACAGGAGGCACTTGATATCGAAACGTTAAGTGAAGATGGTGAAACATCTGCGGAGAATCGTTCAAGTGCAGTTTTACTTGTTCGCTTTGCAAACAAAAAATTTCTGTTCACCGGAGACTCTGGGATAGAGTCTCTTAAAAATGTGATAGATTTCGCAAACGAACAGTATATAGATATTTCCCATGTCGACTTTTTTCAGATTCCTCATCATGGAAGTAAGAGAAATATTTCGCCGTCAATACTTAATAGCATTCGTTGTACTACTGCATATGCTTCAGCTTCTAAGGACGCTCCTAAGCATCCAGCGAGAAAAGTAACTAATGCGTTGTTAAGACGAAATGCTAAAGTTTATAAGACGAATGGCAACATTCTTGTTCATCAGCACAATTCATCAAGACAAGGTTGGGGGCCTGCAGAAGCTGTACCATTTTATAACGAAGTTGAAGAATAA
- a CDS encoding DUF4134 domain-containing protein, with the protein MEKQSKKVLLTGVAFLSAFGVFAQGNGSAGITEATQMVTSYFDPATQLIYAIGAVVGLIGGVKVYNKFSSGDPDTSKTAASWFGACIFLIVAATILRSFFL; encoded by the coding sequence ATGGAAAAACAAAGCAAAAAAGTGTTGCTGACAGGCGTTGCGTTCCTGTCGGCATTCGGTGTGTTCGCACAGGGCAACGGCTCGGCAGGTATCACCGAAGCCACGCAGATGGTGACCTCCTATTTCGACCCTGCGACCCAATTAATCTATGCGATTGGGGCTGTGGTCGGGTTAATCGGTGGCGTAAAGGTGTACAACAAATTCAGTAGCGGTGACCCCGATACAAGCAAGACTGCGGCGTCGTGGTTTGGGGCTTGTATTTTCCTCATCGTAGCGGCGACCATTCTCCGCTCATTCTTCCTTTAA
- a CDS encoding DUF4133 domain-containing protein → MSNYNINKGIGRTVEFKGLKAQYLFIFAGGLLGVLILVMVMYMAGVNSYVCLFIGAGGASLIVWQTFALNGKYGEHGLMKVGAKKRHPKYIICRRAVHRYLKFTSKSSHL, encoded by the coding sequence ATGAGCAATTACAATATCAATAAAGGTATCGGCAGAACGGTTGAGTTCAAAGGACTGAAAGCACAGTACCTGTTCATCTTCGCAGGTGGTCTGCTCGGCGTGCTTATCCTCGTCATGGTCATGTACATGGCAGGCGTAAACTCCTACGTGTGCCTGTTCATCGGGGCAGGCGGTGCATCGCTCATCGTTTGGCAAACATTCGCATTGAACGGCAAATACGGCGAACACGGATTGATGAAAGTCGGGGCAAAGAAAAGGCATCCGAAATACATCATCTGTCGCAGAGCCGTACACCGCTATTTAAAATTCACTTCTAAATCCAGTCATTTATGA
- a CDS encoding TraG family conjugative transposon ATPase, with the protein MRNTGKATTLESKFPLLAVEHNCIISKDADITACFRVHLPELFTVASAEYDAIHSAWHKAIKTLPNYTIVHKQDWYIKESYAPDIAQNGLSFLAKSYQQHFNERPFLNHYCYLFLTKTTKERMRMQSNFSSLCKGVLIPKEIREKETVRKFMEAVAQFERIVNDSGFVKLERLTEDDIIGTGDQQGLLEQYLTLSREAGTPMQDIALGSEDVRIGNKRLCLHTLSDTDDLPGTVSANTRYEKLSTDRSDCLLSFASPVGLLLSCNHIYNQYLFLDNSDENLRKFEKSARNMHSLARYSRANQINKEWIERYLNEAHSFGLSAIRAHFNVMAWSDDPNELKQLKNDTGSALALMECKPRHNTVDVATLYWAGMAGNAGDFPAEESFYTFIEPALCFFTEETNYQSSPSPFGIKMADRLTGKPIHLDISDLPMKKGIITNRNKFILGPSGSGKSFFTNHMVRQYYEQGSHVLLVDTGNSYQGLCELIKGKTKGKDGVYFTYTEDNPIAFNPFYTDDGVFDIEKRESIKTLILTLWKRDDEPPTRSEEVALSNAVSGYIERIKQSDEYPSFNGFYEYVRGDYKKVLEDKQVREKDFDLANFLNVLEPYYKGGEYDYLLNSDKQLDLLSKRFIVFEIDAIKDHKILFPIVTIIIMEVFINKMRRLKGVRKMILIEEAWKAIAKEGMAEYIKYLFKTVRKFFGEAIVVTQEVDDIIQSPVVKESIINNSDCKILLDQRKYMNKFDAIQEMLGLTEKEKSQILSINQNNDPSRLYKEVWIGLGGTHSAVYATEVSLEEYLAYTTEETEKMEVVQLASELEGNVELAIKRIAQQRRENANLPVR; encoded by the coding sequence ATGAGAAATACAGGGAAAGCCACAACGTTGGAAAGCAAGTTTCCATTACTGGCGGTGGAACACAACTGCATCATTTCAAAGGATGCAGACATCACGGCTTGCTTTCGGGTACACCTGCCGGAGTTATTTACGGTTGCATCGGCGGAGTACGATGCCATTCATTCGGCTTGGCATAAGGCTATCAAGACCTTACCGAACTACACCATTGTCCACAAACAGGACTGGTACATCAAGGAAAGCTATGCGCCGGATATTGCACAGAACGGGTTGAGTTTCCTTGCAAAGTCCTATCAACAGCATTTCAACGAACGTCCATTTTTAAACCATTACTGCTACCTGTTCCTAACCAAGACCACCAAAGAACGGATGCGGATGCAGAGCAACTTTAGTTCGCTCTGCAAAGGTGTCCTTATCCCGAAAGAAATAAGGGAAAAAGAAACCGTCCGAAAGTTCATGGAAGCGGTGGCACAGTTTGAGCGCATTGTCAACGATAGCGGTTTTGTGAAACTGGAACGCTTGACCGAGGATGACATCATCGGCACAGGCGACCAACAGGGATTGCTCGAACAGTACCTTACCCTGTCGAGGGAAGCCGGAACGCCCATGCAGGATATAGCTTTGGGAAGCGAGGACGTGCGTATAGGCAACAAAAGGCTGTGCCTGCACACCCTGTCCGATACGGACGATTTGCCGGGCACGGTATCGGCAAATACGAGGTATGAAAAGCTGTCCACGGACAGGAGCGATTGCCTCTTGTCCTTTGCCTCTCCGGTGGGCTTGCTCCTTAGCTGTAACCATATCTATAACCAATACCTGTTTTTGGATAACAGCGATGAGAACCTGCGGAAGTTTGAAAAGTCTGCCCGTAATATGCACTCACTGGCAAGGTACAGCCGTGCTAATCAGATTAACAAAGAGTGGATTGAAAGGTATCTGAACGAAGCGCACAGCTTCGGGCTTTCGGCTATCCGTGCGCACTTCAATGTGATGGCGTGGTCGGATGACCCGAACGAACTGAAACAGCTAAAGAACGATACGGGCAGTGCGCTTGCTTTGATGGAGTGCAAGCCGAGGCATAACACAGTGGATGTTGCGACACTGTATTGGGCAGGCATGGCAGGAAATGCAGGCGACTTTCCGGCAGAGGAAAGTTTCTACACGTTCATCGAACCTGCGCTGTGTTTCTTCACCGAAGAAACCAATTACCAAAGTTCGCCATCACCTTTCGGTATCAAGATGGCGGACAGGCTGACAGGCAAACCCATCCATTTGGACATTTCCGACCTGCCCATGAAAAAAGGCATTATCACGAACCGGAACAAATTCATACTTGGTCCGTCAGGTTCGGGAAAATCCTTTTTCACCAATCACATGGTGAGGCAGTATTATGAGCAAGGCTCTCATGTACTATTGGTCGATACGGGCAACTCTTATCAAGGGCTGTGCGAACTGATTAAGGGGAAGACAAAGGGAAAAGACGGTGTGTATTTTACCTACACCGAAGACAACCCGATAGCATTCAATCCATTTTATACGGATGACGGCGTATTCGACATTGAGAAAAGGGAAAGTATCAAGACCTTGATACTGACTTTGTGGAAGCGTGACGATGAACCGCCGACCCGTTCAGAGGAAGTGGCGTTGTCCAACGCCGTGAGCGGTTACATCGAGCGTATCAAGCAAAGCGATGAATATCCCTCTTTCAATGGATTTTACGAGTATGTACGGGGTGATTATAAAAAGGTACTGGAAGACAAACAGGTAAGGGAAAAAGACTTTGACCTCGCAAATTTTCTGAACGTGCTTGAACCCTATTACAAGGGCGGAGAGTACGACTATCTGCTGAACTCCGACAAGCAACTTGACCTGCTTTCCAAACGCTTTATCGTGTTTGAAATTGATGCGATTAAAGACCACAAAATCCTCTTTCCCATAGTGACCATCATCATTATGGAAGTATTCATCAATAAGATGCGCAGGCTCAAAGGTGTGCGCAAAATGATACTGATTGAGGAAGCGTGGAAAGCCATCGCCAAAGAGGGAATGGCGGAGTACATCAAGTACCTGTTTAAGACCGTTCGCAAATTTTTTGGTGAGGCTATCGTGGTCACGCAGGAAGTGGACGACATCATCCAGTCACCCGTGGTCAAGGAAAGTATCATCAACAATTCCGACTGTAAAATCCTGCTTGACCAACGCAAGTACATGAACAAATTCGATGCGATACAGGAAATGTTGGGGCTTACAGAAAAGGAAAAATCCCAAATCCTTTCCATCAATCAGAACAATGACCCGTCAAGGCTTTACAAAGAGGTATGGATTGGGCTTGGCGGCACGCATTCCGCCGTGTATGCCACAGAGGTTTCGCTCGAAGAATATTTGGCATACACCACAGAGGAAACCGAAAAAATGGAAGTCGTGCAACTGGCATCCGAACTGGAAGGCAATGTGGAACTGGCGATAAAACGCATTGCCCAACAGAGACGTGAGAACGCAAACCTGCCTGTCCGGTAG
- a CDS encoding DUF4141 domain-containing protein, producing the protein MKKAMLLVFTAFMLAVAPSAKAQFVVTDPANLASGIINSANEIIQTSSTVSNVVKNFNEVKKVYEQGKEYYDKLKAVNNLVKDARKVQQTVLLVGDVSEMYVNNFGKMMNDPNFSPQELTAIANGYSTLLNESTELLKELKQIVSSTGLSLNDKERMDIIDRVYKEVKNYHSLVRYFTNKNISVSILRAKKQNNTKRVLELYGTAEQKYW; encoded by the coding sequence ATGAAAAAAGCAATGTTACTGGTGTTTACGGCATTTATGCTTGCCGTTGCACCGTCCGCTAAGGCACAATTTGTTGTTACAGACCCTGCAAACCTTGCATCGGGTATCATCAACAGTGCAAATGAAATCATACAGACTTCATCCACCGTTTCAAACGTGGTAAAGAATTTCAACGAGGTAAAAAAAGTGTATGAACAGGGCAAGGAGTATTACGACAAACTGAAAGCCGTAAACAACTTGGTGAAAGATGCCCGTAAGGTGCAACAAACGGTGCTACTCGTAGGCGATGTGTCCGAAATGTACGTGAACAATTTCGGCAAAATGATGAACGACCCAAATTTCAGTCCGCAGGAACTGACGGCAATTGCCAACGGTTATTCCACGCTATTGAACGAGAGTACCGAACTGCTCAAAGAACTGAAACAGATTGTAAGCTCGACCGGACTTTCCCTAAATGACAAGGAACGTATGGACATCATCGACAGGGTTTACAAAGAGGTCAAGAATTACCACAGTCTTGTAAGGTATTTCACCAACAAGAATATCTCCGTAAGCATTTTGAGGGCTAAGAAACAGAACAACACCAAAAGGGTGCTTGAACTGTACGGAACGGCTGAACAAAAATACTGGTAA